In bacterium, the following are encoded in one genomic region:
- a CDS encoding SGNH/GDSL hydrolase family protein — MNGDNEIVSKTNSPLDTLAQAKISSLPQGARIAIVGDSITYGHLYSRVIEAYLVACAGRKDLSFYTYGWSGATWLTSVGMNRDISLFKPTWVTLAFGMNDGFYKPFSDYTRVNYERSLRQSLQVLREQGVQSIVVASPGAVDTKFYSRPIPDLQGSTNVAEVYNSTLGSLTELGRSLAAELRCSFVDLHTPMMETMKRAKSSLGDDYDVCGRDGVHPRANGGLIMAYAFLKALGCDGTIGDITIDLKGKAEASEGHVICQSATSKVEIASSRYPFCFDPDPKSPTSTRSILPFIPFNRDLNRLTLRVKNLDTQRARIIWGGEAREFERVNLEAGINLVEEFSKTPFDVEFQRFLSAIYAKQETENHAIQKYISGCWLNSVDLEKLEKDAAVQQALTQLKISLMNYHDRMERETYLALPVIKHTIEVQSIR; from the coding sequence ATGAATGGGGACAATGAAATCGTATCGAAGACGAATAGCCCCTTAGATACCCTGGCGCAAGCGAAAATCTCCTCCCTTCCCCAAGGGGCGCGGATCGCCATTGTGGGAGATTCGATTACTTACGGCCATCTCTATAGCAGGGTTATCGAAGCCTATCTGGTGGCGTGTGCCGGGCGTAAGGATCTCAGTTTTTACACCTACGGCTGGTCCGGTGCGACGTGGCTGACATCAGTCGGCATGAATCGTGATATTTCATTGTTCAAGCCGACATGGGTCACATTAGCTTTTGGAATGAATGACGGCTTTTACAAACCGTTCAGTGACTACACCCGCGTCAATTATGAGCGAAGCTTGAGGCAGTCGCTGCAGGTGTTGCGGGAGCAAGGCGTGCAGTCCATTGTCGTCGCTTCTCCGGGCGCGGTGGATACGAAGTTCTATTCTCGGCCCATCCCGGACTTGCAGGGGTCGACTAACGTAGCCGAGGTCTATAATTCGACATTGGGTTCGCTCACCGAACTTGGACGGTCTCTGGCGGCAGAGCTTCGGTGTTCGTTTGTTGATTTGCACACCCCCATGATGGAGACCATGAAGCGGGCGAAATCATCACTCGGCGATGATTACGATGTCTGTGGCCGCGATGGCGTGCACCCCCGGGCCAATGGCGGCCTCATCATGGCGTACGCGTTCCTCAAGGCCCTGGGGTGTGACGGGACAATCGGCGATATTACCATTGATCTGAAGGGGAAAGCGGAGGCATCCGAAGGTCATGTCATCTGCCAGAGTGCGACAAGCAAGGTGGAAATCGCCAGTTCGCGCTATCCTTTTTGCTTTGACCCGGATCCGAAATCACCAACCAGCACGCGCAGCATCCTGCCGTTTATACCGTTCAACCGGGATCTGAATCGCCTGACCCTTCGGGTGAAGAATCTCGACACCCAGCGGGCGAGGATTATCTGGGGAGGTGAGGCGAGGGAATTCGAAAGGGTCAATCTTGAGGCGGGAATCAATCTTGTGGAGGAATTTTCCAAGACGCCCTTCGACGTGGAATTTCAGCGGTTCCTTTCAGCAATATACGCCAAGCAGGAAACTGAAAACCACGCGATTCAAAAGTACATATCGGGCTGTTGGCTCAATTCAGTGGATTTGGAAAAGCTGGAAAAGGATGCAGCGGTGCAGCAAGCGCTGACGCAACTCAAGATTTCACTCATGAATTATCATGATCGTATGGAGCGGGAAACCTACCTGGCGCTTCCTGTCATTAAGCACACCATCGAAGTCCAATCGATTCGGTGA
- a CDS encoding family 78 glycoside hydrolase catalytic domain, translated as MDEQDKLKTEHAVNPLGIDVLPRFSWSQDGAGGQRAYRLLAASDEGLLRRREQVDVWDSGRVERPDSCFVPYGGKTLKSGQRVYWQVQTWNEQGLHRVSEIAWFEMGLLSASDWQGVFMAPKYCGTGGRGYHSAVLKADQAGEFWVQIDLGRNETFDRIVLFPCYYREQGESAGPGFGFPVSFRIETSDHMDGSAARLVYMTDQDIANPGLNPVEVRPLVPAQGRFVRLTVITPFNAGKGARLLALDEFQIFMGGTNLALGKSVSVSNQLVSSVRAGTYDWHADCLTDGIIHVDEPRHNQGDGNLLRRLVEINKPIVRARVYVGSRGWYELRFNQQKAGDAVLDSAWTSFEKRVLYSVWDVTDLLKQGVNVVTLLLGSGWSWQPAVILQLQVDHPDGSQTVLCSDDRWRVLQSPVIESHVYHGETYDARLERSEIFDSKFDDSDRPQALTFPEYRPALSAQMQPPIRVAETVAPVAVCEPQKGVWVFDLGQNIAGWVRLRVKGGAGQQITLRFAECIFDDGTVWTDEAQTKARQAGRLQAVDGMLNTANNRSARVTDRYICAGGAREEIWEPRFTYHGFRFVEMTGYAGRPDLNMIEGRVVHTDVASIGQFECSNEVLNWAQQASRWTLLNNLHSLPTDCCQRDERQGWMADAHLVCEAMLCNFDAASTYGKWLQDIRDDQRADGAVGDTTPYTLARMGGDVAWGCATILVPWEVYLHTGDIRVLEQHWDSMRRYMEFLDRSYPTRFVDNSIFGGDWLAIEETPHQLTHTGFLLLSARTTARVARILGQPVEAERWKKMERETRTVFHQSFFDPATSQYGNAKQFSQTKLGLDANDNPKNMDGAGSSQFANSFALYLGVVPENLRSAVFAKLVANIESRLRHLSTGVLGTKYLLETLGEEGRADLALAVITAPDFPGYGYMRAHQATTLWEHWSLKTGSGMNSHDHPWMASVSAWMLKYLAGLRPAAEQPGFGQICFRPQFPQGLQFASGKIETRQGLVSASWRRRDETVRLELRVPAGCSGNLSLPSGWRLQTPKGDPSGKITSAIHADSISLSGGTYTMLLEQITS; from the coding sequence ATGGACGAACAGGATAAGCTGAAAACCGAGCATGCCGTCAATCCGTTGGGGATCGATGTCCTGCCTCGCTTTTCGTGGTCGCAGGATGGGGCAGGGGGCCAGCGTGCGTATCGTCTTCTAGCCGCCAGTGATGAGGGGCTATTGCGTCGTCGTGAGCAGGTCGATGTCTGGGACAGCGGGCGGGTGGAGCGTCCGGATTCGTGCTTCGTCCCCTATGGCGGTAAAACGCTCAAATCCGGGCAACGGGTGTACTGGCAGGTTCAGACCTGGAATGAACAGGGCCTGCACCGGGTCAGCGAAATCGCCTGGTTCGAGATGGGCCTGCTGTCGGCCTCTGATTGGCAGGGCGTATTTATGGCGCCCAAATATTGCGGAACGGGGGGGCGCGGCTATCACAGTGCGGTTTTGAAGGCAGATCAAGCGGGTGAGTTCTGGGTGCAGATTGATCTGGGGCGGAATGAAACGTTCGATCGTATTGTCCTGTTTCCCTGTTATTACCGGGAACAAGGTGAGTCGGCAGGGCCTGGATTTGGCTTTCCGGTATCGTTCCGCATCGAAACTTCTGATCACATGGATGGATCGGCCGCACGATTGGTATACATGACAGACCAGGACATCGCCAACCCAGGGCTCAATCCTGTTGAAGTCAGGCCATTAGTCCCGGCTCAGGGGCGTTTTGTGCGGTTGACGGTGATCACGCCTTTCAACGCCGGAAAAGGAGCGCGATTACTGGCACTGGATGAGTTCCAGATTTTCATGGGCGGCACGAATTTGGCGCTCGGTAAGTCGGTATCCGTGTCCAATCAACTGGTGTCCAGCGTCCGTGCCGGGACCTATGACTGGCATGCCGATTGCCTGACCGACGGGATCATTCATGTCGATGAACCACGGCATAACCAGGGGGACGGGAATCTTCTGCGACGCCTGGTTGAAATCAATAAGCCCATTGTCCGGGCCCGTGTGTATGTCGGAAGCAGGGGATGGTATGAGTTGCGGTTCAACCAGCAGAAGGCGGGTGATGCCGTGCTGGATTCCGCGTGGACATCATTTGAAAAGCGCGTCCTCTATTCCGTATGGGATGTGACGGATCTCTTGAAACAAGGTGTCAATGTCGTGACCCTTCTGCTGGGCAGCGGTTGGAGCTGGCAGCCAGCGGTGATCCTGCAACTGCAGGTGGATCATCCGGACGGGTCACAAACGGTTCTCTGCAGTGACGATCGATGGCGGGTACTGCAAAGTCCCGTTATTGAAAGTCACGTGTATCATGGGGAGACCTATGATGCCCGGCTTGAACGGTCGGAGATTTTCGATTCGAAATTCGATGATTCGGATCGGCCTCAGGCGTTGACCTTTCCAGAATATCGTCCTGCGCTTTCAGCCCAGATGCAGCCCCCCATTCGTGTGGCGGAAACGGTGGCGCCGGTGGCCGTGTGTGAACCCCAAAAAGGGGTCTGGGTATTTGATCTGGGGCAGAACATTGCCGGTTGGGTGCGATTGCGGGTGAAAGGGGGGGCTGGCCAGCAAATCACGCTCCGTTTTGCGGAGTGCATTTTTGATGATGGCACGGTCTGGACGGATGAAGCGCAGACGAAGGCCCGGCAGGCAGGGCGCTTGCAGGCTGTGGACGGCATGCTCAATACAGCCAACAACCGCTCGGCCCGGGTAACGGATCGCTATATTTGCGCCGGGGGCGCAAGGGAAGAAATCTGGGAGCCCCGTTTTACCTATCACGGGTTCCGCTTTGTTGAAATGACCGGTTATGCCGGCCGGCCGGATCTCAACATGATTGAAGGGCGGGTCGTGCATACCGACGTTGCTTCCATCGGACAGTTCGAGTGCTCCAACGAGGTCCTCAACTGGGCACAACAGGCAAGCCGGTGGACGCTGCTCAATAACCTGCACAGTTTGCCGACGGACTGCTGTCAGCGTGATGAGCGACAGGGTTGGATGGCGGATGCGCATCTCGTCTGCGAGGCGATGCTGTGTAATTTCGATGCTGCGTCGACCTATGGCAAATGGCTCCAGGATATACGTGACGACCAGCGTGCGGATGGGGCAGTGGGCGACACTACGCCGTATACGCTGGCCCGGATGGGGGGGGATGTCGCGTGGGGTTGCGCCACCATTCTGGTGCCGTGGGAGGTATATCTCCATACAGGAGATATACGGGTCTTGGAGCAACATTGGGATAGCATGCGGCGCTACATGGAATTTCTCGACCGGTCGTATCCGACGCGTTTCGTTGATAATTCCATTTTTGGTGGGGACTGGCTGGCGATTGAGGAAACACCGCATCAACTGACGCATACCGGATTTTTACTGCTGAGTGCCCGGACCACGGCGCGGGTTGCCAGGATTCTCGGACAGCCTGTCGAAGCTGAACGCTGGAAAAAAATGGAACGGGAAACAAGGACTGTATTTCATCAAAGCTTTTTTGATCCAGCGACCAGCCAATATGGAAATGCGAAACAGTTCTCCCAAACCAAACTGGGTTTGGATGCAAATGATAACCCCAAAAATATGGACGGGGCGGGCAGTAGCCAGTTTGCCAATAGCTTTGCCTTGTATCTGGGCGTGGTTCCGGAAAATCTGCGCAGTGCCGTTTTTGCTAAACTGGTGGCGAACATCGAATCGCGGCTGAGACATTTAAGCACCGGTGTTCTGGGTACCAAATATTTACTGGAAACGCTTGGAGAAGAAGGCCGGGCGGACCTGGCGCTGGCCGTGATCACCGCGCCCGACTTTCCGGGCTATGGTTATATGCGAGCCCATCAGGCGACCACGCTCTGGGAACATTGGTCGCTTAAAACCGGCAGCGGCATGAATTCACATGATCATCCCTGGATGGCAAGCGTCTCGGCTTGGATGCTGAAATACCTGGCGGGCCTACGGCCAGCTGCGGAACAGCCCGGATTTGGGCAGATCTGCTTTAGGCCGCAGTTTCCGCAAGGGTTGCAGTTTGCCAGTGGGAAGATTGAGACGCGGCAGGGCCTGGTCAGTGCTTCCTGGCGGCGGCGCGATGAGACTGTGCGCCTGGAGTTGCGAGTGCCGGCTGGCTGTTCGGGAAATCTGTCGCTGCCTTCGGGGTGGCGTCTGCAAACTCCTAAAGGGGACCCGTCAGGAAAAATCACATCAGCCATTCATGCTGACAGCATTTCGCTCTCAGGCGGAACGTACACAATGTTATTGGAACAAATAACGAGTTGA
- a CDS encoding family 20 glycosylhydrolase has product MKKFDLKIRAVQLDLARQMETLDFIKGFIDFIAVNGYNTLALYLEGRIRTPTFPFPSDAESYSVEQMKEIVRYAGVRNIEIIPVVSAMGHAELFLKHSSLESLAENRGEFKGRFGSSFKQVFCPSLEATYTFLEAYFTEICELFPSKYFHAGCDESWDIGCCDLCRARLQNGETQADLFAKHLLAVRRIVTGKLGKRMIVWDDMFEYYPQALEALPRDVIMACWQYQPAVEKAKGHFNNRAVVDSLTHYDRLGFDYFICPADEYTIHNVESFTEYGANHHPLGGWMTIWSKRITFMLQSMPAIAYTGRLWASGVSGNYDELLQGVVKDIFGINDKPFYQAIRAVCGMELYQERCTSLNAYLTCHENDADYCRPRLVDMLLTVLPGYIDKVKGNSRDIVGEIMLSLRSEQISHELQELLPKFFKGNTGQPELIVKLDSIISRIEGVGRDRVAMWQRVRPDISPADMVSVYARYCKEMREVPAVVAKHGYLKVHFMLPDQYSAQTTRVFIQYSGVTEWEQIGVGVFKGNKAADCFYSRIFWIAKDRIPTSLKIETSGFGGQGFTYFEAENSKGRFTPCRVSRISGNVSEPENLLCHDWQWSFAGNRNTLESVLNPDIANATHSFEVDLSCKP; this is encoded by the coding sequence ATGAAAAAATTTGATCTTAAAATTCGCGCCGTTCAGCTCGATCTGGCCCGGCAGATGGAAACCCTCGATTTCATCAAGGGCTTTATTGATTTCATCGCGGTGAATGGTTACAACACCTTGGCGCTTTACCTGGAAGGACGGATCAGAACGCCGACTTTCCCGTTTCCGTCTGATGCGGAAAGTTATTCGGTGGAACAGATGAAGGAGATTGTCCGCTATGCCGGAGTAAGAAATATTGAGATCATTCCGGTCGTTTCAGCAATGGGACATGCCGAATTATTTCTCAAGCATTCAAGCCTGGAATCCCTGGCGGAAAACAGGGGGGAATTCAAGGGTCGTTTCGGCTCCAGTTTTAAACAGGTCTTCTGTCCTTCCCTGGAAGCAACCTACACGTTTCTGGAAGCATATTTCACTGAAATCTGCGAGCTTTTCCCCTCGAAGTACTTTCATGCCGGCTGTGACGAAAGTTGGGATATCGGGTGCTGTGATCTTTGTCGCGCCCGGTTACAAAACGGCGAAACACAAGCGGATCTTTTTGCGAAGCACCTTTTGGCGGTTCGTCGCATTGTTACGGGAAAACTGGGCAAGCGGATGATTGTCTGGGACGATATGTTCGAGTATTACCCGCAGGCGCTGGAAGCGTTGCCGCGCGACGTTATCATGGCCTGCTGGCAATATCAGCCAGCGGTGGAAAAGGCCAAGGGGCATTTCAATAATCGGGCTGTGGTCGATTCGCTTACCCATTATGACCGGCTTGGATTCGATTATTTCATCTGCCCGGCCGATGAGTACACGATTCACAATGTCGAGAGCTTCACCGAATATGGTGCCAACCACCATCCTTTGGGCGGGTGGATGACCATCTGGTCAAAACGGATAACGTTCATGTTGCAAAGTATGCCGGCCATCGCCTATACCGGCCGCTTGTGGGCGTCCGGGGTAAGTGGCAACTACGATGAGTTGCTTCAAGGAGTTGTAAAGGACATCTTCGGCATAAATGATAAACCGTTTTATCAGGCTATTCGGGCGGTTTGCGGCATGGAGCTTTATCAGGAACGCTGTACTAGTTTGAATGCTTATCTGACATGTCATGAAAATGATGCCGATTACTGCCGCCCGCGTCTGGTGGATATGTTGCTGACGGTACTGCCTGGATATATTGATAAAGTTAAGGGGAACTCCCGCGATATTGTGGGAGAAATCATGCTCTCATTGCGCAGTGAGCAAATCAGTCATGAACTGCAAGAACTACTGCCAAAGTTCTTTAAAGGTAACACCGGTCAACCGGAACTGATTGTAAAGCTGGATTCAATTATTTCAAGGATTGAGGGCGTAGGCCGGGACCGTGTGGCCATGTGGCAGCGGGTACGACCTGATATTTCGCCTGCTGACATGGTGTCTGTCTATGCCCGATATTGCAAGGAGATGCGGGAAGTGCCTGCCGTGGTGGCAAAACATGGCTATTTGAAGGTTCACTTCATGTTGCCGGATCAGTATTCAGCCCAGACAACCAGGGTTTTCATCCAATATTCCGGTGTGACTGAATGGGAACAAATCGGGGTTGGTGTTTTTAAGGGAAATAAAGCAGCCGATTGTTTCTATTCCCGGATCTTCTGGATAGCCAAAGACAGAATTCCCACAAGCCTCAAAATAGAAACGTCCGGATTTGGGGGGCAAGGTTTTACCTATTTTGAAGCTGAAAACAGCAAGGGTCGTTTTACCCCCTGCCGGGTAAGCCGCATTTCAGGCAACGTGTCGGAGCCTGAGAATCTCTTGTGCCACGACTGGCAATGGTCCTTTGCCGGTAATCGAAACACTTTGGAATCAGTGTTGAACCCGGACATCGCCAACGCTACTCACAGTTTTGAAGTCGATCTTAGCTGTAAACCGTGA
- a CDS encoding Gfo/Idh/MocA family oxidoreductase: MNEKYDLAVLGLGGMGDTHVGAAKASPYVRTIYGYEPDATRAALRGKELGVKATSDLDSILNNPEIKLVTIAAINPVHAELAIKALRAGKAVMCEKPMAETLEGAKEMIQVEKETGKFLQIGFELRYSKIYMKAREWIDQGVIGKVVNSQCRYYCSEFHSKNTWRSNSKGTLIGEKLSHYLDLQRWFTGSPVEEVFSMAAPNVVPYFNHSDNHQISMRFQNGAISNLNFAMYIAESDHRDPLLEMLEKQSDDGHYLQYHIFGTKGAIETDVFRRRIRRWEFTDSPERLVSKMAETITYKPSDDNAWIHNTHGQNIRIAELVAKGLPPENPAADSFETMRAGFAAEISEREHRIVKMSEL, encoded by the coding sequence ATGAATGAGAAGTATGATTTAGCCGTGTTGGGGCTGGGTGGCATGGGGGATACGCATGTGGGTGCGGCGAAGGCGTCTCCGTATGTGCGGACCATTTATGGTTACGAGCCGGATGCTACGAGAGCCGCGCTGCGGGGCAAGGAGCTCGGCGTTAAGGCCACGTCTGATCTGGATTCCATTTTGAACAATCCTGAAATCAAACTCGTCACCATTGCCGCCATCAATCCTGTTCATGCTGAATTGGCCATTAAGGCGCTCCGGGCTGGGAAGGCGGTCATGTGCGAAAAGCCGATGGCTGAAACTCTGGAGGGGGCGAAGGAGATGATTCAGGTTGAAAAGGAGACGGGTAAATTCCTCCAGATCGGCTTTGAGCTGCGTTACTCGAAAATTTACATGAAGGCCAGGGAATGGATTGATCAGGGAGTGATTGGGAAAGTGGTGAATAGTCAGTGCCGTTACTACTGCAGTGAATTTCATTCCAAAAACACCTGGCGCAGTAACAGCAAGGGAACCCTGATCGGGGAGAAGCTTTCCCATTACCTGGATTTACAGCGTTGGTTTACGGGCAGTCCCGTCGAAGAGGTGTTTTCAATGGCCGCTCCCAATGTTGTTCCTTATTTCAACCATTCCGACAACCACCAGATCAGCATGCGCTTTCAAAACGGGGCCATCTCAAATCTGAATTTTGCCATGTATATTGCGGAATCGGATCACCGCGATCCGCTGCTCGAAATGTTGGAGAAGCAATCCGATGATGGCCATTACCTGCAATACCACATTTTCGGGACAAAAGGTGCGATCGAAACTGATGTGTTCCGCCGCCGAATCCGCCGTTGGGAATTCACTGATAGTCCGGAGCGGTTGGTTAGCAAAATGGCTGAGACGATCACGTACAAGCCCAGTGATGACAACGCTTGGATCCACAACACGCATGGGCAGAATATCAGGATTGCCGAGCTGGTGGCAAAAGGGTTACCTCCGGAAAATCCCGCCGCGGATTCCTTTGAGACGATGAGGGCCGGCTTTGCCGCAGAGATATCAGAACGGGAACACCGGATCGTCAAAATGAGCGAGTTGTAA